The DNA segment GGGCGCCTGCCCTCTGCTCGGGGCCGCTCAGCGTCCCCAGCGCAGCGCCGCGGTCTGCACCGGTGCGTCCCAGAGCTCCGTCAGCGCGTCGTCCAGCTTCAGCAGCGTGATCGAGACCCCCTGCATCTCCAGCGAGGTGACGTAGCTGCCGACCAGGCTGCGCCGCACCGTCACGCCCTTCTCGGCCAGCACCTCCGCGGCACGCCGGTAGACGAGGTAGAGCTCGACCTGCGGGGTGCCGCCCAGTCCGTTCACGAAGAGGAGCACGTCGTCGCCGGAGGAGAAGGGCAGGTCCTCGAGGATCGGCGCGAGCAGGCGGTCGACGATCCGGTCGGCCGGCTCGAGCGGGATCCGCTCGCGGCCGGGCTCGCCGTGGATGCCGATGCCGATCTCGATCTCGTCCTCGGCCAGCTCGAAGCTCGGCTCCCCCGCGTGCGGCACCGTGCAGGGCCGCAGCGCGACGCCCATCGAGCGGACGTTCGCGACGACCGTCTCGGCGATCGCCGCCACCTCGTCCAGCGAGTCGCCGCGCTCGGCCGCCGCTCCGGCGATCTTCTCCACCATCACGGTCCCGGCCACGCCGCGGCGCCCCGCCGTGTAGAGGGAGTCCTTGACGGCCACGTCGTCGTCCACGATCACCGAGCGGACCTCCACGTCGTCGGCGAGGGCCAGGTCGGCCGCCGTCTCGAAGTTGAGCACGTCGCCGGTGTAGTTCTTCACGATGTGCAGGACGCCCGCACCGCCGTCGACCGCCTTCGTGGCGGCGACGATCGGATCGGGAGTGGGCGAGGTGAACACCGGCCCGGGCACCGCGGCGTCGAGCATGCCGACGCCGACGAAGCCGGCGTGCAGGGGCTCGTGCCCGCTGCCGCCGCCGCTGACGATGCCCACCTTCCCCTGCCGCGGAGCGTCGACGCGAACCACGAACAGCGGATCGGGCTCGACCCGCACCAGGTCGGCGTGCGCGAGGCCGAATCCGGCCACGGACTCCGCGACGACGTTCTTCGGGTCGTTGATGAGCTTCTTCATCGAGGTCTCCTCCAGGGCGCTCCGCTCCGTCGCGGACAGCGGCTCCACGTTACGCCCGCCGTCCCGGCTCGCGCAGGCCCGGCCGCGCGGCTCAGGCGCCGCGCCGGGTCTCCTCGACCCACTGGTCCAGCTTCGCCGTCGCGGCACCCGAGTCGACCGCCTGCGCGGCGCGGTCGAGCGCCGAACGGAGGCGGTCGAGGATCGCCGTCCGGATCAGCCCCGGGTCGCGCGCCAGATCGAACGCGATCAGTCCCGCCGCCGCGTTCAGCAGCACGATGTCCCGCACCGGCCCCTCCTCGCCGGCCAGGACCGAGCGGACGACCTGCGCGTTGTAGGCGGCGTCGCGCCCGCGGAGCTGGTCGATGCTCGCGCGGCGCAGGCCGAGGTCGCGCGGGTCGAGGTCGTGCTCGACGACCGAGCCGCGCGAGACCTCCCAGATGTGGCTGTGCCCCGTGGTCGTCAGCTCGTCGAGCCCGTCGTCGCCGCGGAAGACCAGCGCGGTCGCGCCGCGGGTCTGGAACACCCCGACGAAGAGCGGGACCCGGTCCAGGTGCGCGACCCCGACCGCGGACGCCTCCGGCCGCGCCGGGTTGCAGAGCGGCCCGAGGAAGTTGAAGACGGTCGGCACGCCGAGCTCGGCCCGCACGGGCCCCGCGTGGCGGAAGCCGGGGTGGAACATCGCGGCGAAGACGAAGGCGATCCCCGTCCGGCGGAACACCTCGGCCACCCGGTCGGCCGAGAGCGTCAGATCGACGCCGAGCGCCGCGAGCACGTCCGAGGAGCCCGACGACGAGGACGCCGCCCGGTTCCCGTGCTTGACGACCGGCGTGCCCGCGGCCGCCGCGATGATCGACGCGGTGGAGGAGATGTTGACCGTGCCGAAGCGGTCCCCGCCGGTCCCGACGATGTCGAGGGCCATCGGATCCACGTCCAGCGGCACCGCGTGCTCGAGGATCGCGTCGCGGAAGCCGACGATCTCGTCGACCGTCTCGCCCTTGGCGCGCAGCGCGATCAGCAGACCCGCGAGCTGCGCCGGCGTGGCCTCGCCCTGCATCACCCGCTCCATGGCCCAGGTCGCCTCCGACACCGAGAGATCGGAGGAGTCGAGGAGGGAGCCGAGAATGAGCGGCCAGGACAGGGTTTCCGACATGGCTCTCAGATTATGCGACTACGAAGGCCCCACGGGAAGTGCGAGTTCCCCCCCTTGCGATCGTCCATAATGGTCTGTGTGACGAGCACCTCTCTCTCCCCCACGGCCACCGTGCCCGCAGTGAACCGACCCAACCCGGTCGCGGTCGGAACGATCGTCTGGCTGGGCAGCGAGGTCATGTTCTTCGCGGGCCTGTTCGCGATCTACTTCACCCTCCGCAGCACCTCACCGGAGCTGTGGTCGGCCGAGACCAGCATCCTGAACGTCCCCTACGCGAGCGTCAACACGGTGATCCTGGTCGCCTCGTCGTTCACCTGCCAGTTCGGCGTCTTCGCCGCCGAGCGCCTGCAGCCCCGGTCCACCGGGCTCAGCCCGTTCAAGTGGGGCATGGTCGAGTGGTTCTTCCTCACCTACGCCCTCGGCGCGGTCTTCGTCTGCGGCCAGGTCCTCGAGTACGCGACCCTCGTCTCGGAGGGCGTCACGCTCTCGAGCAACGCCTACGGCTCCGCGTTCTACCTCACCACCGGCTTCCACGCCCTGCACGTGACCGGCGGGCTCATCGCCTTCCTGCTCGTCATCGGCCGTGCCTTCGCCGTCAAGAACTTCGGCCACAAGGAGGCGACCAGCGCGATCGTCGTGTCCTACTACTGGCACTTCGTCGACGTCGTCTGGGTCGGCCTCTTCGTCGTCATCTACTTCCTGAAGTGAGGCCAGCCGCCTCCATGCCCCACCACACTCCCGAACCCCGCAGGAAGGTTGCCTCGATGGCCTCCCCGAAGACGAAGAGCCGCGCCAAGAAGGGTCGCCGTCACCCGCTGGCCACGCTGGCCCTGATCGCGATCGGCCTCGGCCTCACCGGCGGCACCTACGCGGCCGTCGGCGTCGCGACCTCCGCCTCCGCGGAGACCTCGGCCATCAGCCAGCAGACGATCGACGAGGGCTCGAAGCTCTTCGCCGCCAACTGCGCCACCTGCCACGGCCTCGACGCCGCGGGCACCGACAACGCCCCGTCGCTGATCGGCGTCGGCGCCGCCTCGGTCGACTTCCAGGTCGGCACCGGCCGCATGCCGATGCAGATGCACGGCCCGCAGGCCCTCGAGAAGCCGGTGCAGTTCACCGACGACCAGGTCGCCGAGCTGGCGGCCTACGTCGCCTCGCTGGCGCCCGGCCCCGCCATCCCCACCGGCGAGGTCCTCGACGCCCAGGGCGACTCGGCCAACGGCGCCGAGCTCTTCCGGATCAACTGCGCGATGTGCCACAACGTCGCCGGCGCCGGCGGCGCGCTGACCGAGGGCAAGTTCGCTCCCCCGCTGGGCGGCGTCACCGAGGCGCACATCTACGAGGCGATGGTCACCGGCCCGCAGAACATGCCGGTCTTCAACGACCTCAACATCTCGCCGGAAGACAAGCGCGACATCATCTCCTACCTCAAGTACATCGAGGCCAACCCCTCCCCGGGCGGATTCGCCCTGGGCTCCCTCGGCCCCGTCGCCGAAGGCCTCTTCCTCTGGATCTTCGGACTCGGTTCCATCGTCGCCCTGACGGTGTGGATCACCGCACGATCCAACTAGCAGACACCGGCGCCCTGGCGGGCGCTCGACCCCCACGACGCCGAGCGGCGTCGACACGGCGTGAAAAGGAGAACCATGGCAGAGCACGATGAGGGTGGCACCGACCTCGCCACCTCGTCGGCCACCGGGCACGGGAGTGCTCCGGCCGGCACCGCGGTCGTGACGCGGGGCCGCGTCCAGGACCCGGGCCTCCCGCCGCACCGCCCCCGGATGACCGACGTCGACCCCAAGGTCGCGAAGCGGGCCGAGCGCACGGTCTACACGCTCTTCTACCTCTCCTTCGCGGGCTCGATCTTCGCGGTGGCCGCCTACATGGCGTTCCCGATCACGGAGAGCATCGAGTCGGTCCGGCTGAACACGCTGTTCATCGGCCTCGGCATGTCGCTGGCGCTCCTGGGCATCGGCATCGCCGCCGTCCACTGGGGCAAGCAGCTGATGTCCGACCACGAGGGCATCGACATCCGCCACCCCGTCCGCAGCGCGGAGGACACCCGTGCCCGCGCGCTCGAGATCTTCGACCAGTCCGACAAGGAGTCCGGCTTCGGCCGGCGCTCGCTGATCCGCAACAGCCTCATCGGCTCGCTGATCGTCTTCCCCCTGCCCGCCGTGATCCTGTTCCGAGGCCTCGGACCGCAGGACCAGAACCCCGTCGCCCTCCTCAAGACCACGATGTGGCGCGAGGGCACGCGGCTCACCCTGGACCCCTCCGGAGCGCCGATCCTCGCATCGGACGTCACGCTGGGCTCCGCCTTCCACGTCATCCCCGAGGGACTCGACGAGGTCGAGGGCAAGCTGGAGGAGAAGGCCAAGGCCGCCGTCCTCCTGATGCGCCTGAAGCCCGAGGACCTGACCGTCAGCGAGGGTCGCGAGACCTGGAACTACGACGGCATCGTCGCCTACTCCAAGATCTGCACGCACGTCGGCTGCCCCGTGGCGCTGTACGAGCAGCAGACCCACCACCTCCTGTGCCCGTGCCACCAGTCGCAGTTCGACATCAAGCGCGAGGCCGAGGTCATCTTCGGTCCTGCGAAGCGCCCGCTTCCGCAGCTCCCCATCACCATCGACGCCGACGGATACCTGGTCGCTCGCAGCGACTTCACGGAGCCGGTCGGACCATCCTTCTGGGAGCGATGACACACATGTCCACCACCACACCTTCCCGCCCCGCGGCATCGCCCGCGGAGCCCGGCGACGGCGTCATCCTCGGCAGCGGCAAGCTGCAGAAGGGATACGTCGGCAAGGCCTCCAACTACATCGACGAGCGCACGAGCATCTCGGCGGTCGTCAAGGAGTTCGGCCGCAAGATCTTCCCGGACCACTGGTCGTTCCTCCTCGGCGAGGTCGCGCTCTACAGCTTCGTGATCATCCTGCTCTCGGGCACCTTCCTCACCTTCTTCTATCAGGCCTCCATGGTCGAGACGCACTACGAGGGCAGCTACCTGCCGCTCAAGGGCATCGAGATGTCCGCGGCGATGGCCTCGTCGCTCGACATCTCGTTCGACATCCGCGGCGGCCTGCTGATGCGCCAGATCCACCACTGGGCGGCCCTGCTGTTCGTGGCCTCGATCGGCCTGCACATGCTCCGCATCTTCTTCACCGGTGCGTTCCGCAAGCCGCGCGAGATCAACTGGGTCATCGGCTTCGTCCTCTTCATCCTCGCGATGGCCGAGGGCTTCACCGGCTACTCCCTCCCGGACGACCTGCTCTCGGGCAACGGCCTCCGCATCATCGACGGCATGGTCAAGGGCATCCCGATCGTCGGCACCTGGGTCTCGTTCCTCCTCTTCGGCGGCGAGTTCCCCGGCACCGACATCGTCGGCCGCCTCTACACGCTGCACATCCTGCTGCTGCCGGCGCTGGTGCTCGCGTTCATCGCCCTGCACCTCGTGTTCGTGGTCGTCCACAAGCACACCCAGTTCCCCGGTGCGGGCAAGACCGAGCAGAACGTCGTCGGCTACCCGGTGCTCCCGGTCTACGCGGCCAAGGCCGGTGGATTCTTCTTCATCGTCTTCGGTGTCGTCGTCCTCATCGCCTCGCTGTTCACGATCAATCCGATCTGGAACTACGGCCCGTACGACCCCTCCCCCGTCTCCGCCGGCACCCAGCCCGACTGGTACATCGGCTTCGCCGACGGTGCCCTGCGTCTGGTCCCGCCGGGACTCGAGTGGGCGATCCCGGGCCTGGGCACGATCTCGTTCAACATCCTCCTGCCGCTCTCCGTGGTCGGTCTGTTCATCGTCGTCGTCCTGCTCTACCCGTTCCTCGAGGCCTGGATCACCGGTGACAAGCGCGAGCACCACCTGCTCGACCGCCCGCGCAACGCCGCCACCCGCACCGCGATCGGTGCCGCCGGAGTCACGTTCTACGCCGTCCTCTGGGCTGCGGCGTCCTCCGACATCATCGCGACGCACTTCCACCTCACGATGGAGGGCGTCATCCACGCCCTGCAGTTCCTCCTCTTCGCTGGTCCGGTCATCGCGTACTTCGTCACGAAGCGCATCTGCCTCGCCCTGCAGAAGAAGGACCGCGAGATCGCTCTGCACGGCTTCGAGTCCGGCCGCATCGTCCGCCTCCCCGGCGGCGAGTTCATCGAGGTGCACCAGCAGCTCGACGCGTACGAGCGCTGGAAGCTGGTCGGCCAGGAGGAGTACGAGCCCCTCATGATCCGCCCGGACTCCCGCGGCCGCATCACCGCCCCGGAGCGCGTGCGCGCCGGCCTCTCCCGCTGGTTCTTCGAGGACCGGATCACCCCCGTCACCCAGAAGGAGCTCGAGAGCTCGCACAGCGAGCACTGACTCCTCCCCGAAGGGCCCGGACGCACAGCGTCCGGGCCCTTCGTCGTCCCCTGTTCGACCATCCCTCACAGAGCGCAGAACGCCACTCATCGAGCGGCACCCCCGGACAGCAGAGTCCGCCCCCTCCTGCTGATCGAGTAGCCCGTGCAGCGGGCGTATCGAGATCCACCACCGTCAGAACACGAGTCTGCAGACCCGCCCTCCTGAGGCCGCCGGGTCTCGATACGCCCCTCTGGGGCTACTCGACCAGCATGGGCAGCACGGCCGCCCTCATGCTGATCGAGTAGCCCACACAGCGGGCGTATCGAGATCCACCACCGTCAGAACACGACTCTGCAGGCCCGACCTGCTGAGGACCCCGGGTCTCGATACACCCCTACGGGGCTACTCGACCAGCATGGACAACACGGCCGCCCTCATGCTGATCGAGTAGCCCTTGCGGCGGGCGTATCGAGATCCACCACCGTCAGAACGCGAGTCTGCAGACCCGCCCTGCTGAGGACCCCGGATCTCGATACGCCTCTGCGGGGCTACTCGACCAGCAAGAACAGCACCGCCACGCTCGTGCCGATCGAGTAGCCCGCACAGCGGGCGTATCGAGATCCACCACCATCAGAACACGACTCTGCAGACCCGCCCTCCTGAGGACGCCGGGTCTCGATACGCCCCTCTGGGGCTACTCGACCAGCATGGACAGCACAGCCGCCCTCATGCTGATCGAGTAGCGACCGCAGGTCGTGTATCGAGATCAACCCACGCCAGAAGACGCAGTCCGCAGACCCGCACTGCGGAAAGAGACGGGTCTCGATCCGCCGCTGCGGGGCTACTGGACCACCGCGTCGGCGTGCCTCTGTCGAACGCCCTTGTCGCGTGGAGTCGATGATGCTGATCGAGTAGCCCGCGAAGCGGGCGTATCGAGATCCACCACGCTCAGAGCACAAGCCTGCAGACCCGCCCTGCTGAGGAAGCCAGGTCTCGATACGCCCCCGCGGGGCTACTCGACCAGCATGACGCGTGCTCCGCGCCCTTCCAGACTCCCCGGAACGGACGCAGGCAGTCGGCTGAGGCCCGTGACGGGTCCGCTCGCGGCCCCGCGATAGCGCGACTGGACTCGGAGCGGCCTCAGGAGGCCCATCAGAGCCAGTTTCACGCCCGTTCGCAGTAGTCGGACGCTCCGAGTCAGATCCCAGACGCCCGCGCCAGCCCTGCGGGCTCACTCGCCCCACGCGAAAGGGCCGGGTGCCGGAGGTCGAAACCTCCTGCACCCGGCCCTCGGAGCCGTGCAGTCCGCCTAGCGGGCGAAGTACCCGCGGTAGTACTCGTACACCCAGCCGGCGATGGCGACCAGGAAGAGGCCGACCGCGATGTAGGTGATCCAGAAGCCGACCGCGAGGCCGAGGAAGGCCAGCGCGGCGGAGCCGCCCAGGATCAGCGGCCACCAGCTCCACGGGCTGAAGAAGCCCAGCTCGGGGTCGCCGTCGTCGATGTCGGCGTCGAGGCGGTCCTCGGGCAGCTCCGCGCCCTGGGCCTTGTGCACCCGGCCGACGTAGAAGGCGATGAAGCCGCCCAGCACCGACGAGAGCGCGATGCCCACGGTGCCGACCCACTCGACCTGGCCGGTGTCGATCAGCGACCAGAGGATGTAGGTGACGTCCGCGAGGAGGAAGAACCCGGCGAGCAGCCAGAACAGATTGACGTTGGCGCGCATGGCCCTACTTCACCGTGCCTTCGGACTTGTCGTACGTGGGGGCGTCCGGAGCGTCCTTCGCCGGACCGATGCCGACGGGGATGCCGGCCTCGGGGTGGTTGAGGTCGAAGGCCGGAGCCTCGCTGCGGATGCGCGGGATGGAGGTGAAGTTGTGCCGGGGCGGCGGGCAGGAGGTCGCCCACTCGAGCGAGCGCGAGAAGCCCCACGGGTCGTTCACGGTGACCTTCGGCGCCTTGCGGGCCGTGATGTACACGTTGAGGAAGAACGGGATGAGCGAGACCGCGAGGATCATCGCGCCGATCGTCGACAGCTGGTTCATCCAGGTGAAGCCGTCCTCGGGCAGGTAGCTCGCGTAGCGGCGGGGCATGCCCACGACTCCGAGCCAGTGCTGGATGAGGAAGGTGGTGTGGAAGCCGATGAACAGCAGCCAGAAGTGCCACTTGCCCAGGGTCTCGTTCAGCATCTTGCCGGTCCACTTGGGCCACCAGAAGTAGAAGCCCGAGAACATCGCGAACACGACAGTGCCGAACACCACGTAGTGGAAGTGCGCCACGACGAAGTACGAGTCGGACACGTGGAAGTCCAGCGGCGGCGACGCGAGGATGACGCCGGTCAGGCCACCGAAGGTGAAGGTGATCAGGAAGCCGATCGCCCAGATCATCGGGGTCTCGAACGTCACCGATCCGCGCCACATGGTGCCGATCCAGTTGAAGATCTTCACGCCGGTCGGGACCGCGATGAGCATCGTCATCAGCGAGAAGAACGGCAGCAGGACCGAGCCGGTGACGTACATGTGGTGCGCCCACACGGTCACGGACAGGGCGGCGATCGCGATGGTCGCGTAGATCAGCGTCTTGTAGCCGAAGATCGGCTTCCGGCTGAAGACCGGGAAGACCTCGGAGACGATGCCGAAGAACGGCAGCGCGATGATGTACACCTCGGGGTGGCCGAAGAACCAGAACAGGTGCTGCCAGAGCAGCACGCCGCCGTTGGCCGCATCGTAGATGTGCGCGTCGAACACGCGGTCGGCGCCGAGGGCGAACATCGCGGCGGCGAGGACCGGGAAGGCCAGCAGCACGAGGATCGACGTCACCAGGATGTTCCAGGTGAAGATCGGCATGCGGAACATCGTCATGCCGGGGGCGCGCATCGTGATGATCGTGGTGATGAAGTTCACCGCACCGAGGATCGTGCCGAAGCCGGACAGCGCCAGGCCGAAGACCCAGAGATTACCGCCGAGCCCTGGCGAGAACGTCGTGCTCGAGAGTGGCGCGTAGGCGAACCAGCCGAAGGACGCGGCGCCCTGCGGGGTGATGAAGCCGGCGACCGCGATCAGCGAGCCGAAGCTGTAGAGCCAGTAGGCGAACGCGTTGAGTCGCGGGAACGCGACGTCCGGAGCGCCGATCTGCAGCGGCATGAGGACGTTGGCGAAGCCCGCGAAGAGCGGCGTCGCGAACATCAGCAGCATGATCGTGCCGTGCATGGTGAAGAGCTGGTTGTACTGCTCGCGGGTCTCGACCACGGCAAGGCCGGGCTCGAAGAGCTGGGCGCGGATGACCAGGGCCATCACGCCCGCGATGCAGAAGTAGATGAACGAGGTGATCAGGTACATGTACCCGATGACCTTGTGATCGGTGGACGTCATCCAGCGAACGAGGACGTTCGCCTTGCGCTCGACCGGCGGTGTGCCGAATGAGCGGGACGGGGCGGGTGCTGTGGCGGTGCTCATGCTCCCTCTACTCCTCGTTCTCGGTGCGGGCCGGCGCGCCGGTGCCGGGCAGGTTGCTGTTGCGGTCGTACTCGGCGCCGAGCTGGCCGGTCTGGCCCGCGTCGCGCAGCGACTGGATGTAGTCGTCGTACTCGCCCTGCGAGACGACCTTCACGTTGAAGAGCATCGCGGAGTGGTACTCGCCGCAGAGCTCGGCGCACTTGCCGGCGTAGGTCCCCTCCTTGAGCGGCGTGACGTACATGTAGTTCGTCTTGCCGGGGATCATGTCCTTCTTGTAGAGGAAGTCGACGACCCAGAAGGAGTGGATGACGTCGCGGGCGTCGAGCTGGATCTTGATCTTCTGGTTCACCGGCAGGTAGAGCGTCGGGACCTCGGACTCGACCAGCGAGCCGGCGCCGTCGGCGCTGTCCTCGTACTGGCCTTGGATGCCCGCGGAGTAGACGTCCTCGTCGACGTAGTTGAAGTCCCACGCCCACTGCTTGCCGTACACCTGGATGGTCTCGTCCGGGTCGTCGTAGGCCTGCTCGATGGCGGCCTGGTCGCGCGCGGTGAAGGCGAAGAATCCGATCACGAGGATCAGCGGCACGATCGTGTAGAAGATCTCGATCGGCATGTTGTAGCGCAGCTGCACCGGGAGGCCGGTCTGGCCCTTCCGGCGGCGGTAGACGACGACCGCCCAGATCGTCAGGCCCCAGGTGATGACACCCACGGCGAGCAGGACGATCCAGGAGGTGACCCAGAGTCCGATGACCCGATCGACGTGGTTCGTCGTGCCGGGTTCAGTGGGGAGCCAGCCCTGCAGCTGCTCCTGCGTGCAGCCCGCGAGGACGAGGGCGAGAGCTCCTGCGACGGGTACTGCGACCCATCGGCGGAGACGGCGATTGAAGCGCACCGGTGACCTTTCGGAAGACTGGGGACCAGTTCACACGAAACTGTATTAGACCGGCCCTAGCCTACCCGCCGTCGTCGGCAGGGAGTGCACCGGCACCCGCTCTTGACCTCTCGCCGAAGTGGTGCTGCAACGGCGAACGGCGCCCGGCCGCCCGCCGGAGCGGGGAGTCGGGCGCCGTTCGAGCGGGCCGTGCGGCGTGTCGCCGCGGTCGATCAGTGGAAGCTGTCGCCGCAGGCGCAGCTGCCGCCGGCGTTGGGGTTGTCGATGGTGAAGCCCTGCTTCTGGATGGTGTCCTCGAAGTCGATCGAGGCGCCGTCGAGGTAGGGGACGCTCATCTTGTCGACGACGAGGCCGACGCCCTCGAACTCGACCGCCGCGTCGCCGTCGAGCGTGCGCTCGTCGAAGTAGAGCTGGTAGATCAGGCCGGAGCAGCCGCCGGGCTGGACGGCGACGCGCAGGCGCAGGTCGTCGCGGCCCTCCTGCTCGAGGAGGCTCTTCACCTTCGCGGCGGCGACGGGGGTCATCGAGACGCCGTGCGCCGCGGTGGTGGTGCTGGCGGTCAGTGTCGTGTCGGACATGTCACTCCTCGGTGGGATCGGTCGGAACGGAGCCGAGCGGGAACAGAGCTGGCGGGATCGGACGGCGTGCTGCCGACGATTCTACGGTGGCAACCCGGGCGCGGGCCGGGCTATTCCGAATCGCTCAGGCCCGGTGCTCGGCGGCGCGCAGCAGGAACAGCGCCTCCGTCTGCGCCGCGCGCTGGAAGACGCCGAGGTGGAGGGACTCGTTCGGGCTGTGCGCGCGCGAGTCCGGGTCCTCGACACCGGTGACCAGGATCTGCGCGTCCGGGAACTCGCGCACGAGGTCCGCGATGAAGGGGATGCTGCCGCCGACGCTGGTCTCCAGCGGCGCGCGGCCCCAGGCGTCGGCCATCGCCTGCTCGACCAGGCCGACGGCCCAGCCCGAGGTGTCGACCAGGAAGGGCTCCCCCGTGTCGACGTCGGCGATCTCGAGGTGGGCGCCGAACGGGGCGTGCGCCCGCAGGTGCCGCTCGAGGGCGGTGAAGCCCTCCTGCGCCTCCTGGCCGGGAGCGATGCGGGCGCTGATCTTGACCCGCACGGACGGGCTGAGGGTGTTGGAGGCGTCCACCACGCTGGGTGCGTCGATGCCGGTGACCGTGATCGACGGCTTCGACCAGATCCGGGAGAGGAGCGGTCCGGAGCCGATCGGCGAGACGCCGTCGAGCAGGCCGGAGTCGCGGCGCAGGTCCTCCTCGGTGGTCTCCGGCACCACGCCGTCGTGCTCGGTGAGCCCGGCGACCGCGACCGAGCCGTCCTCGTTCCAGAGCGTGTCGAGGAGGCGGATCGTCGCGAGCATCGCGTCGGGCACCGCGCCGCCGAGCATGCCCGAGTGCGAGGCGTGGTCGAGGGTGCGGACGGTGAGGGTCAGCGTGACGTTGCCGCGCAGGCCCACGGTGAGCGAGGGGGTGTCGATGTCCCAGTTGTCGCTGTCGGCGACGACGATCACGTCGGCCCGCAGCGCGTCGTGGTGCTCGCGGAGGAAGGTCGGGAACGAGCGGGAGCCGAACTCCTCCTCGCCCTCGATGAAGAGCACGAGGCCGAGGTCGTGGTCGTCGCCCGCCACCCGGCGCAGGGCCCGGACCGCGGCGAGGTGCGAGACCACGCCCGCCTTGTCGTCCGCAGCACCGCGGCCGTAGAGGCGGTCGCCGCGCACGGTCGGCTCGAACGGCGGCGTCTCCCACGCCTCCTCCGCCCCCTGCGGCTGGACGTCGTGGTGGGCGTAGAGCAGGACGGTGGGTGCGCCGT comes from the Rathayibacter festucae DSM 15932 genome and includes:
- a CDS encoding cytochrome c oxidase subunit 4 codes for the protein MRANVNLFWLLAGFFLLADVTYILWSLIDTGQVEWVGTVGIALSSVLGGFIAFYVGRVHKAQGAELPEDRLDADIDDGDPELGFFSPWSWWPLILGGSAALAFLGLAVGFWITYIAVGLFLVAIAGWVYEYYRGYFAR
- the ctaD gene encoding cytochrome c oxidase subunit I: MSTATAPAPSRSFGTPPVERKANVLVRWMTSTDHKVIGYMYLITSFIYFCIAGVMALVIRAQLFEPGLAVVETREQYNQLFTMHGTIMLLMFATPLFAGFANVLMPLQIGAPDVAFPRLNAFAYWLYSFGSLIAVAGFITPQGAASFGWFAYAPLSSTTFSPGLGGNLWVFGLALSGFGTILGAVNFITTIITMRAPGMTMFRMPIFTWNILVTSILVLLAFPVLAAAMFALGADRVFDAHIYDAANGGVLLWQHLFWFFGHPEVYIIALPFFGIVSEVFPVFSRKPIFGYKTLIYATIAIAALSVTVWAHHMYVTGSVLLPFFSLMTMLIAVPTGVKIFNWIGTMWRGSVTFETPMIWAIGFLITFTFGGLTGVILASPPLDFHVSDSYFVVAHFHYVVFGTVVFAMFSGFYFWWPKWTGKMLNETLGKWHFWLLFIGFHTTFLIQHWLGVVGMPRRYASYLPEDGFTWMNQLSTIGAMILAVSLIPFFLNVYITARKAPKVTVNDPWGFSRSLEWATSCPPPRHNFTSIPRIRSEAPAFDLNHPEAGIPVGIGPAKDAPDAPTYDKSEGTVK
- a CDS encoding c-type cytochrome, translating into MASPKTKSRAKKGRRHPLATLALIAIGLGLTGGTYAAVGVATSASAETSAISQQTIDEGSKLFAANCATCHGLDAAGTDNAPSLIGVGAASVDFQVGTGRMPMQMHGPQALEKPVQFTDDQVAELAAYVASLAPGPAIPTGEVLDAQGDSANGAELFRINCAMCHNVAGAGGALTEGKFAPPLGGVTEAHIYEAMVTGPQNMPVFNDLNISPEDKRDIISYLKYIEANPSPGGFALGSLGPVAEGLFLWIFGLGSIVALTVWITARSN
- the dhaK gene encoding dihydroxyacetone kinase subunit DhaK; protein product: MKKLINDPKNVVAESVAGFGLAHADLVRVEPDPLFVVRVDAPRQGKVGIVSGGGSGHEPLHAGFVGVGMLDAAVPGPVFTSPTPDPIVAATKAVDGGAGVLHIVKNYTGDVLNFETAADLALADDVEVRSVIVDDDVAVKDSLYTAGRRGVAGTVMVEKIAGAAAERGDSLDEVAAIAETVVANVRSMGVALRPCTVPHAGEPSFELAEDEIEIGIGIHGEPGRERIPLEPADRIVDRLLAPILEDLPFSSGDDVLLFVNGLGGTPQVELYLVYRRAAEVLAEKGVTVRRSLVGSYVTSLEMQGVSITLLKLDDALTELWDAPVQTAALRWGR
- a CDS encoding cytochrome b; protein product: MSTTTPSRPAASPAEPGDGVILGSGKLQKGYVGKASNYIDERTSISAVVKEFGRKIFPDHWSFLLGEVALYSFVIILLSGTFLTFFYQASMVETHYEGSYLPLKGIEMSAAMASSLDISFDIRGGLLMRQIHHWAALLFVASIGLHMLRIFFTGAFRKPREINWVIGFVLFILAMAEGFTGYSLPDDLLSGNGLRIIDGMVKGIPIVGTWVSFLLFGGEFPGTDIVGRLYTLHILLLPALVLAFIALHLVFVVVHKHTQFPGAGKTEQNVVGYPVLPVYAAKAGGFFFIVFGVVVLIASLFTINPIWNYGPYDPSPVSAGTQPDWYIGFADGALRLVPPGLEWAIPGLGTISFNILLPLSVVGLFIVVVLLYPFLEAWITGDKREHHLLDRPRNAATRTAIGAAGVTFYAVLWAAASSDIIATHFHLTMEGVIHALQFLLFAGPVIAYFVTKRICLALQKKDREIALHGFESGRIVRLPGGEFIEVHQQLDAYERWKLVGQEEYEPLMIRPDSRGRITAPERVRAGLSRWFFEDRITPVTQKELESSHSEH
- the trpD gene encoding anthranilate phosphoribosyltransferase — encoded protein: MSETLSWPLILGSLLDSSDLSVSEATWAMERVMQGEATPAQLAGLLIALRAKGETVDEIVGFRDAILEHAVPLDVDPMALDIVGTGGDRFGTVNISSTASIIAAAAGTPVVKHGNRAASSSSGSSDVLAALGVDLTLSADRVAEVFRRTGIAFVFAAMFHPGFRHAGPVRAELGVPTVFNFLGPLCNPARPEASAVGVAHLDRVPLFVGVFQTRGATALVFRGDDGLDELTTTGHSHIWEVSRGSVVEHDLDPRDLGLRRASIDQLRGRDAAYNAQVVRSVLAGEEGPVRDIVLLNAAAGLIAFDLARDPGLIRTAILDRLRSALDRAAQAVDSGAATAKLDQWVEETRRGA
- a CDS encoding cytochrome c oxidase subunit 3, which encodes MVCVTSTSLSPTATVPAVNRPNPVAVGTIVWLGSEVMFFAGLFAIYFTLRSTSPELWSAETSILNVPYASVNTVILVASSFTCQFGVFAAERLQPRSTGLSPFKWGMVEWFFLTYALGAVFVCGQVLEYATLVSEGVTLSSNAYGSAFYLTTGFHALHVTGGLIAFLLVIGRAFAVKNFGHKEATSAIVVSYYWHFVDVVWVGLFVVIYFLK
- a CDS encoding ubiquinol-cytochrome c reductase iron-sulfur subunit, whose product is MAEHDEGGTDLATSSATGHGSAPAGTAVVTRGRVQDPGLPPHRPRMTDVDPKVAKRAERTVYTLFYLSFAGSIFAVAAYMAFPITESIESVRLNTLFIGLGMSLALLGIGIAAVHWGKQLMSDHEGIDIRHPVRSAEDTRARALEIFDQSDKESGFGRRSLIRNSLIGSLIVFPLPAVILFRGLGPQDQNPVALLKTTMWREGTRLTLDPSGAPILASDVTLGSAFHVIPEGLDEVEGKLEEKAKAAVLLMRLKPEDLTVSEGRETWNYDGIVAYSKICTHVGCPVALYEQQTHHLLCPCHQSQFDIKREAEVIFGPAKRPLPQLPITIDADGYLVARSDFTEPVGPSFWER